The proteins below come from a single Paracoccus sp. SCSIO 75233 genomic window:
- a CDS encoding polymer-forming cytoskeletal protein, producing the protein MFSKSRVTETTNRTQPPATEPEKPKTEAAPEQASATAPAPAAPRNRATPSILSSDLTIKGDLQTAGDIQVEGQIEGDIRAHHLTIGDSATVRGEVLADEVVVNGRVIGRLRGLKVRLSSTARVEGDIIHKTIAIESGAHFEGSVQRQDDPLSQGGTKKLAPPAAGASES; encoded by the coding sequence ATGTTTTCTAAATCTCGTGTGACCGAAACCACGAATCGCACCCAGCCCCCGGCCACCGAACCGGAAAAACCCAAGACCGAAGCCGCGCCAGAGCAGGCATCGGCCACGGCACCTGCCCCGGCGGCACCGCGCAACCGCGCCACCCCGTCGATCCTGTCGTCGGACCTGACCATCAAGGGCGATCTTCAGACCGCCGGTGACATTCAGGTCGAAGGCCAGATCGAGGGCGATATCCGCGCCCATCACCTGACCATCGGCGATTCGGCCACCGTTCGCGGCGAGGTTCTGGCGGACGAGGTTGTCGTGAACGGCCGCGTCATCGGTCGTCTGCGCGGCCTGAAAGTGCGCCTGTCGTCGACCGCTCGCGTCGAGGGCGACATTATCCACAAGACAATCGCCATCGAATCGGGCGCTCATTTCGAAGGTTCGGTCCAGCGTCAGGACGATCCGCTCTCGC